A window of the Lactuca sativa cultivar Salinas chromosome 5, Lsat_Salinas_v11, whole genome shotgun sequence genome harbors these coding sequences:
- the LOC111903498 gene encoding uncharacterized protein LOC111903498, translating to MAFDLCFVVCVCMSCHHMLWERQKKFSFTNYIHIKSKWGSRNSKLLSFHTPANRTSRILKQSREITSDFHPLFSSTCLLSPKSTPLTGDGHSGRRVLLSSELIQIGSEERLLLITEILFKNLDLDMKDRVRKIEGNPDFCCFISTKYCKSRMLPMVMDKARVLKIYIYIYIYIYIYIYIYIVQKSVSLATMSLVLKVSFFLFS from the exons ATGGCTTTTGACTTATGTTTTGTGGTATGTGTTTGTATGAGCTGTCATCACATGTTATGGGAAAGACAGAAGAAATTTTCTTTTACGAATTATATTCATATCAAGTCCAAG TGGGGATCCAGAAATAGCAAATTGCTTTCATTTCATACTCCAG CTAATCGAACGTCCAGAATCTTGAAGCAAAGCAGAGAAATAACGAGTGATTTTCATCCCCTTTTTTCTTCGACATGTCTGCTTTCACCCAAATCGACGCCTCTCACAGGCGATGGTCATAGTGGACGTAGG GTTCTTCTAAGTTCCGAGCTCATACAGATAGGTTCTGAAGAGCGTTTATTGCTAATTACAGAG ATATTGTTCAAGAATCTTGATTTGGACATGAAGGACAGGGTTAGGAAAATTGAAGGAAACCCTGATTTCTGTTGCTTCATCTCAACAAAATACTGTAAATCAAG GATGCTTCCAATGGTAATGGATAAGGCAAGGgtattaaagatatatatatatatatatatatatatatatatatatatatatatatatattgtccagAAGAGTGTTTCACTAGCAACAATGTCACTTGTTTTAAAGGTGTCATTCTTCTTATTCAGTTAG